In the Alkaliphilus oremlandii OhILAs genome, one interval contains:
- a CDS encoding FecCD family ABC transporter permease has product MKRKKTYFLLLISPIFIVFFSLFVGNYSLSLTEVIRILVSKLSFAPYDPGNKALYIVWNIRMPRIILGMLVGASLAVSGVAFQSLFKNPLVSSSILGVTSGAGFGAALSILIFSSKNYTYLFAFGFGVLAVFLSYWIGKIYSSDSTVMLVLGGVIVSSVFSSLISLAKYMADPYNQLPTIVYWLMGSLSSASYKDMYLGGIPMIIGTTGLIASRWRLNVLSMGDREAQTLGINVNLNKAFVISCATLATAGAVSVSGNIGWVGLIIPHIGRMMFSNDNKYLIPISISLGASYLVLVDNLARTIGGAEIPLGILTSLLGGPFFVYLLKRTKGRGWA; this is encoded by the coding sequence ATGAAAAGGAAAAAGACTTATTTTTTATTATTAATATCTCCAATATTTATTGTGTTTTTTTCATTATTTGTTGGTAATTATAGTCTAAGCTTAACGGAGGTCATTCGTATTTTAGTCAGTAAATTAAGTTTTGCTCCATATGACCCTGGGAATAAGGCTTTATACATTGTTTGGAATATTAGAATGCCAAGAATTATATTAGGAATGCTAGTAGGCGCATCCTTAGCTGTTAGTGGTGTAGCATTTCAAAGCTTATTTAAAAATCCATTGGTAAGCTCTAGTATTTTAGGAGTTACGTCTGGCGCTGGTTTTGGTGCAGCACTGTCGATCTTAATATTTAGTAGTAAAAATTATACATATCTATTCGCTTTTGGATTTGGGGTTTTAGCTGTTTTTCTCAGTTACTGGATCGGAAAGATATATTCATCAGATTCTACTGTAATGCTAGTTTTAGGAGGCGTAATTGTCTCCTCTGTTTTTTCTTCTCTTATTTCTTTAGCAAAATACATGGCAGATCCATATAATCAGCTACCAACGATCGTATATTGGCTTATGGGCAGCCTATCATCAGCATCCTATAAAGATATGTACTTAGGAGGCATCCCTATGATCATAGGGACTACGGGACTGATAGCCAGTAGATGGCGTTTAAATGTTTTATCTATGGGGGATAGAGAAGCTCAAACCTTAGGTATCAATGTAAACTTAAACAAAGCTTTTGTTATATCCTGTGCGACCCTAGCCACAGCAGGAGCTGTTTCTGTTAGTGGAAATATTGGATGGGTGGGCTTAATCATACCTCATATTGGAAGAATGATGTTTAGTAACGACAATAAGTATCTTATTCCTATTTCCATATCCTTAGGAGCATCTTATTTGGTATTAGTCGATAATTTGGCAAGAACCATAGGCGGAGCAGAAATCCCTTTAGGTATCCTAACATCTTTATTGGGAGGCCCTTTCTTTGTATACCTTCTGAAAAGAACGAAAGGAAGGGGATGGGCGTAA
- a CDS encoding ABC transporter ATP-binding protein, protein MELIKVKNASFHYEKTEVFNDLSLKLNAGQVLCLIGSNGCGKTTLLDCILGIKKLRKGEILINGVNISKLKASQRAREICYVPQFHRGTFPYKVLEIVVMGRAVYTGFFHMPSQKDICIAMEALEMVGMDQYKDKPYTELSGGEVQLVMIARAMAQNASIIIMDEPTSHLDMRHELIVLENIVKLVKDKGKAVIIATHAPNHAFHFENHNIATSVALMRDGGFIDYGKPKDVVNEVNLDKLYKVKTKIVDVEVDNCYTMKQILPLKSS, encoded by the coding sequence ATGGAGTTAATAAAAGTTAAGAATGCAAGCTTTCATTATGAAAAAACTGAAGTATTTAACGATTTAAGCTTAAAGCTAAATGCTGGACAGGTTCTATGCCTTATTGGATCCAATGGGTGTGGGAAGACAACATTACTGGATTGTATTCTAGGAATAAAAAAACTAAGAAAAGGTGAAATCCTTATTAATGGCGTCAATATATCTAAACTAAAAGCAAGTCAACGAGCTAGGGAAATATGCTATGTTCCACAGTTTCATAGAGGAACCTTTCCTTATAAAGTTTTAGAAATAGTAGTGATGGGACGAGCAGTGTACACCGGTTTTTTTCATATGCCTTCACAGAAAGATATCTGTATTGCTATGGAGGCTTTAGAAATGGTAGGTATGGATCAATATAAAGACAAACCATATACAGAGTTAAGTGGCGGAGAGGTACAGCTGGTAATGATAGCAAGAGCAATGGCGCAAAACGCTTCTATTATTATTATGGATGAGCCAACATCTCATTTAGATATGAGACATGAATTAATCGTTCTTGAAAATATCGTCAAATTAGTTAAAGATAAAGGAAAAGCTGTAATAATAGCTACACATGCACCAAACCATGCTTTTCATTTTGAAAATCATAATATAGCGACATCCGTTGCCTTGATGAGAGACGGTGGGTTTATTGACTATGGAAAACCGAAAGATGTGGTGAATGAAGTAAATTTAGACAAGTTATATAAAGTAAAGACTAAAATCGTAGATGTAGAGGTAGACAATTGTTATACGATGAAACAAATTTTACCTCTTAAAAGCAGTTGA
- a CDS encoding ABC transporter substrate-binding protein: MKRIKLLNFIVVLIITTLLTTACVGVKRSNTMVWDNHIVVVDSIGRSVEINGKVKKVAVFYPLAGHGLTMLDRDIEIVAVSQGLKRDVLLEELNPSLTNAVIAGSGKEVNIETLMAQNPDLIIVTKNMVSNEGEKQKLDHSNIPYLVIDYSNIREQQDVIAMLGKAIGKEERAKAYNEFYKDTVSLVKKSVENMPEPERVRVFHSISEATRTEIKGTISSDWINTAGLMNVIEDEKLNIFENSKYFASLEQIYLWDPDAFLVNDIETAKYIMGDDKWAGLSAVKNQKVYPLPTGISRWGHVSSLEIPLVLLWTGKIFYPDKFSHIDLNQQIKDYYKNFFDYEVSDKQVESILKAEGMRLKK; encoded by the coding sequence ATGAAACGAATAAAGCTTTTAAATTTTATTGTTGTTTTAATAATAACCACTTTACTAACTACAGCCTGTGTAGGAGTCAAGAGATCGAATACGATGGTATGGGACAATCATATAGTGGTTGTTGATAGCATCGGGCGAAGTGTAGAAATTAATGGTAAAGTAAAAAAGGTAGCAGTCTTTTATCCATTGGCTGGTCATGGGCTTACGATGCTTGATAGGGATATAGAGATTGTGGCTGTGTCTCAAGGATTAAAGAGGGATGTTTTATTAGAGGAGCTGAACCCTAGCTTAACCAATGCAGTAATTGCCGGTTCTGGAAAAGAGGTAAATATTGAAACCCTTATGGCACAAAATCCTGATTTAATTATTGTTACAAAAAATATGGTATCCAATGAAGGGGAGAAGCAAAAACTTGATCATAGCAATATACCGTATTTGGTAATTGACTACAGTAATATTCGTGAGCAACAAGATGTTATTGCAATGCTAGGAAAAGCCATAGGAAAAGAAGAACGGGCGAAAGCGTATAATGAGTTTTATAAAGATACAGTAAGCTTGGTTAAAAAAAGCGTTGAAAATATGCCAGAGCCTGAAAGAGTGCGCGTATTTCATTCCATAAGTGAAGCCACTAGAACAGAAATTAAAGGGACAATCAGCTCGGACTGGATAAATACTGCAGGGTTAATGAATGTTATAGAAGATGAGAAGCTCAATATTTTCGAGAACTCAAAATATTTTGCTAGTCTAGAACAAATATATTTGTGGGATCCAGACGCATTCCTTGTTAATGATATAGAAACGGCCAAATATATAATGGGTGATGACAAGTGGGCAGGACTAAGTGCTGTTAAGAACCAAAAAGTATATCCACTACCAACTGGTATATCTAGATGGGGACATGTTAGTTCATTGGAAATACCACTGGTACTTTTATGGACAGGAAAAATCTTTTATCCAGATAAGTTTAGTCATATTGATTTAAACCAGCAGATCAAGGATTATTATAAGAATTTTTTCGACTATGAAGTTTCAGATAAGCAAGTAGAGAGCATATTAAAAGCGGAAGGTATGCGGCTAAAAAAATAG
- a CDS encoding NAD(P)/FAD-dependent oxidoreductase: MYDIAIIGAGAVGGFVARELSRYNLKIVIFEKEVDVAGGVTKANTAIIHSGYSPKPGTIKAKLNREAIEIFPQVCKELDISYKKTGSLLIAFNEESMEAVHKKYTRGIKNGVKSLKILTKEEILAIEPNMNKNVYGALYSQDTGIVNNWDMAIAPCENAVDNGVALRTREKVYRINKSEDTFYIDTEKDQYQSKVVINCAGLFSDEINQMVGKKSFKIEPKKGQYFILDKNQGSMVNHVIFLAKSENDKNTKGMIIAPTINGNIIIGPSSQNPCNKEDMSTTVFGLNKVKSLAKDVIPNLDFSKTIKTFAGLRPKVDFAEDEENDFIIEEDQHVGGLINVAGIKSPGLTCAPSIALMVKDIVENILGKLQPKDDFNPYRKKVIRFNELDEEERNKRIKENPLYGKIVCKCENISEGEIIDAIRRNPSPTTIKGLKFRTMVGMGRCQGGFCMCSLIEILSRESNKKRLRWDGDKNSLGDKSMEKMDG; encoded by the coding sequence ATGTATGATATAGCTATTATAGGAGCTGGCGCAGTAGGTGGGTTTGTAGCTAGGGAGCTTTCAAGATATAACTTAAAAATAGTGATCTTTGAAAAGGAAGTAGATGTGGCAGGTGGCGTAACTAAAGCAAATACAGCCATAATACATAGCGGATATAGCCCAAAACCGGGAACCATTAAAGCGAAGCTAAATAGAGAGGCCATAGAAATATTCCCGCAGGTTTGTAAAGAACTAGATATTTCATACAAAAAAACAGGGTCTTTGCTCATTGCTTTTAATGAAGAAAGTATGGAGGCAGTTCACAAAAAATATACAAGAGGTATTAAAAATGGAGTTAAATCTTTAAAAATACTTACCAAAGAAGAGATTTTAGCAATAGAGCCTAATATGAATAAAAATGTTTATGGCGCTTTGTATTCACAGGATACTGGTATTGTAAACAACTGGGATATGGCAATTGCCCCTTGTGAAAATGCAGTTGACAATGGGGTTGCATTGAGAACAAGGGAAAAGGTTTATAGAATAAATAAAAGCGAAGATACTTTTTATATTGACACAGAAAAAGATCAGTATCAATCCAAAGTTGTAATAAATTGTGCAGGGCTTTTTTCAGATGAGATCAATCAGATGGTTGGTAAAAAATCTTTTAAAATTGAACCTAAAAAAGGACAGTATTTTATATTAGATAAAAATCAAGGCAGTATGGTAAACCATGTTATTTTTCTTGCAAAGTCAGAAAATGATAAAAATACAAAGGGAATGATCATCGCACCTACGATAAATGGCAATATAATAATAGGACCATCCAGTCAAAATCCATGCAATAAGGAAGATATGAGTACAACCGTGTTTGGACTGAATAAGGTTAAAAGCTTGGCGAAAGATGTTATACCGAACCTAGACTTTTCCAAAACAATTAAAACATTTGCTGGTCTAAGACCTAAGGTTGATTTTGCCGAAGATGAGGAAAATGATTTTATTATAGAAGAAGATCAGCATGTCGGTGGATTGATTAATGTAGCTGGTATTAAGTCCCCGGGTCTAACCTGTGCACCCAGCATTGCATTGATGGTTAAAGATATTGTAGAGAATATTTTAGGGAAGCTGCAGCCTAAGGATGATTTTAATCCATATAGAAAAAAGGTAATAAGGTTCAATGAATTAGATGAAGAGGAAAGAAATAAAAGGATAAAAGAGAATCCGTTGTACGGAAAAATAGTTTGTAAATGTGAAAATATAAGTGAAGGAGAAATCATTGATGCCATAAGACGAAACCCAAGCCCAACAACGATTAAGGGTTTGAAATTCCGTACAATGGTCGGTATGGGTAGGTGTCAAGGTGGATTTTGCATGTGTAGCTTGATAGAAATTCTATCGAGAGAGTCAAATAAAAAGAGGCTCCGTTGGGATGGAGATAAGAATTCGTTAGGAGATAAATCCATGGAGAAAATGGATGGATAA
- a CDS encoding NAD(P)/FAD-dependent oxidoreductase, translated as MINVKCVVIGGGAAGMAAALGAKQQGLDDILILEYRKELGGVLNQCIHNGFGLHYFNRDMTGPEYSEAFAKKISEENIPYDLNCTVLEVNKYKVITATAPNKGVFKIKAEAIIIATGAREKSLNSLILESSRPLGMYSAGTVQEMMNRKGVCPGSKAVIVGSGDIGLIMARRMALNGVDVKAVLEIASKPSGFARNIQQCLKDFSIPIYMNTTIIKILGKESVEKVVVANVDENLEPIPHTEREVDCDIIVSSIGLVPDIEILVDGIGEGIFLCGNALRIQGLVDHVTLGGLEAGKLAAEYIIGGSVHTKDSLADCCKDSELVDEIDSIEEDGQAITAVTCILCPKGCFVQGTFDTAQIKV; from the coding sequence TTGATCAATGTAAAGTGCGTTGTAATAGGTGGGGGAGCTGCAGGGATGGCCGCTGCACTAGGGGCGAAGCAGCAAGGACTAGACGACATACTGATATTAGAATATAGAAAAGAATTGGGTGGCGTTCTAAACCAATGTATTCATAATGGATTCGGTCTACATTATTTTAATCGAGATATGACTGGGCCGGAATACAGTGAGGCGTTTGCAAAGAAGATTTCAGAAGAAAACATTCCATATGATTTAAACTGTACCGTATTAGAGGTAAATAAGTATAAAGTAATTACGGCCACTGCGCCGAACAAGGGCGTTTTTAAAATAAAAGCGGAGGCTATAATTATTGCAACAGGGGCTAGAGAAAAAAGCTTAAATAGCTTAATTTTAGAAAGCAGTAGACCATTGGGCATGTATAGTGCAGGGACTGTACAGGAGATGATGAATAGAAAAGGGGTTTGTCCAGGAAGTAAAGCAGTTATTGTGGGCTCTGGCGATATTGGGCTGATTATGGCGAGGCGAATGGCTTTAAATGGCGTTGATGTTAAGGCTGTATTAGAAATCGCTTCAAAACCCAGTGGATTCGCCAGAAATATTCAGCAATGTTTAAAAGATTTTTCCATACCAATTTATATGAATACAACGATTATTAAGATTTTAGGAAAAGAGTCCGTAGAAAAGGTTGTTGTAGCCAATGTAGATGAAAACTTAGAACCAATACCCCATACAGAAAGAGAGGTGGACTGCGATATAATAGTGTCCTCCATCGGTCTAGTTCCAGATATTGAGATCTTAGTAGATGGGATTGGCGAAGGAATATTCCTTTGTGGTAATGCCCTAAGGATACAGGGCTTAGTAGATCATGTTACCTTAGGAGGATTAGAAGCAGGTAAGCTGGCGGCAGAATATATTATCGGTGGCAGTGTTCATACGAAGGATTCTTTAGCTGATTGCTGTAAGGATTCAGAACTGGTGGATGAAATTGACTCTATAGAGGAAGATGGCCAAGCTATTACAGCAGTTACTTGTATTCTATGTCCAAAAGGCTGTTTCGTACAGGGGACTTTCGATACAGCCCAAATAAAAGTATGA
- a CDS encoding ABC transporter substrate-binding protein has product MKKKMIFVFLFIVFIAGLILCYSSYLQTNAEEKEHKVYKIGVLTVNDERLAKIEGMHEGLKQYGLSDNDVDIIIKNASGDVNRLDQLGQELVNIGVDVIITTGTSETTAAKKATMDQEIPVAFIGVGCTVELDLVKDNISTACNITGVDSHYVQLSGKRLEFLKRLVPNTKKVLVLYNPETTPFGPSSIFLYDAADKLDIQLDIVPVIDHKEVLAVLNEKGDSVDGVMLMCSLLFESIIDSIVDITLEKQLPVMGVTDRQVEKGVLAFYGSTTYNEGIQAARIVVNILKGQDPRIIPIESPEQLELYINLDTARKLKVDIETPDMPFVDHFIQNRER; this is encoded by the coding sequence GTGAAGAAAAAGATGATATTTGTATTTTTGTTTATAGTGTTTATAGCGGGTTTAATACTATGCTATTCTAGCTATTTACAAACCAATGCTGAAGAAAAAGAACATAAGGTTTATAAAATTGGTGTATTGACAGTGAACGATGAACGATTAGCTAAGATAGAAGGAATGCATGAAGGCTTAAAACAATATGGACTATCCGACAATGATGTGGATATTATTATTAAAAATGCTTCTGGAGATGTAAATAGGCTGGATCAGCTAGGGCAAGAGCTCGTCAATATTGGAGTCGATGTAATTATAACGACAGGTACTTCTGAAACTACTGCAGCGAAAAAAGCGACGATGGATCAAGAAATTCCAGTAGCATTTATTGGTGTTGGATGCACCGTGGAACTAGACCTTGTTAAGGATAATATTTCTACAGCCTGTAATATTACAGGAGTAGATAGCCATTATGTGCAATTATCAGGAAAACGACTTGAATTTTTAAAGCGGTTGGTCCCAAATACTAAAAAGGTATTGGTTTTATACAATCCAGAAACCACGCCATTTGGACCGAGCTCTATATTTTTATACGATGCAGCTGACAAATTAGATATACAATTGGACATTGTTCCCGTAATTGACCATAAGGAAGTTCTTGCGGTTTTAAATGAAAAAGGGGATTCTGTAGATGGCGTAATGCTCATGTGTAGTTTGTTATTTGAATCCATCATAGATTCAATCGTTGATATTACTTTAGAAAAACAACTTCCTGTTATGGGTGTTACGGATAGGCAGGTAGAAAAAGGGGTTTTGGCATTTTACGGAAGTACCACCTATAATGAGGGGATACAGGCTGCTAGAATAGTAGTAAATATACTAAAAGGACAAGATCCTAGAATCATACCAATAGAGTCTCCAGAACAGTTAGAGCTATATATTAATTTAGATACAGCTAGAAAATTGAAGGTAGATATTGAAACGCCGGACATGCCATTTGTAGACCACTTTATACAAAATAGGGAAAGGTAA
- a CDS encoding sensor histidine kinase: MKIVKKEIEESIHKQHALTASRVSYAVSDLVKTLQISLETISLTNSDVFEGNDAKKKENLLYGILKNFPHLEEIVMVSSRGEEVVKVSKRYAVSSKDLKKVSDEPQFQKLKQGKSFIGSPKIDIDHQIVFDLGVPAGGINQDFRGGFIAKISLRQVMQEISSVEISDGSYIMLVDEEGELIGHSDYSQVLRRQDVSSSKGVENLLKNKAQDRNQLRILEFNPIIYKSYTGEDVLGVYGLIPMVGWGVVVEQPLVSAYITLRTMLLRLSLVLFLIILTITGLGLIFIFHFIRPVEELAKGVACVKKGDLEYRIPKQSNDELGVVIEAFNDMIKEIKKKRDNEKIAIQAEKRAAIGLLAAGVAHEINNPMNNLGFYADDLLERLEIENINELEAEGVFKEYLLSIREQIHRCTNITQSLVNYSREVESQDKQVYIPNVVNEVLKLVKYPINKQNIEVDLKWEEPLPYVLADESQLQQVILNLVTNALDAMPDGGKLTIKIRCEGNLIKIEIIDTGEGILKENLKYVFDPFYTTKPVGKGTGLGLAISQVIVERMRGILSLENNKDVGIKASVGLPIAAEVIKNETM; encoded by the coding sequence ATGAAAATTGTCAAAAAGGAAATCGAAGAATCTATTCATAAACAGCACGCTTTAACTGCATCCAGGGTATCCTATGCAGTTTCTGATTTGGTTAAGACTTTGCAAATCTCTCTGGAGACAATATCTCTAACCAATTCAGATGTATTTGAGGGGAATGATGCAAAGAAAAAAGAAAATCTTCTTTATGGCATATTAAAAAACTTTCCACATTTAGAGGAAATTGTAATGGTTTCCTCCCGTGGAGAAGAAGTAGTAAAGGTCTCAAAAAGATATGCTGTATCTTCCAAGGATTTGAAAAAGGTTTCGGATGAACCCCAGTTTCAAAAACTGAAGCAAGGAAAATCTTTTATTGGAAGTCCTAAAATAGATATAGATCATCAGATTGTTTTTGATTTAGGAGTACCTGCTGGCGGCATCAATCAGGATTTTAGAGGAGGATTTATCGCTAAAATTAGCTTGAGGCAAGTGATGCAAGAAATATCATCAGTGGAAATTTCAGATGGAAGCTATATTATGCTAGTAGATGAAGAGGGAGAATTAATCGGACACTCTGACTATAGTCAAGTACTAAGAAGGCAAGACGTCTCTAGTAGTAAAGGCGTAGAAAATTTACTGAAAAACAAGGCGCAAGATAGGAATCAGCTTAGAATATTGGAATTTAATCCGATTATCTATAAGTCCTATACAGGGGAGGATGTTTTAGGCGTATACGGATTAATCCCTATGGTTGGTTGGGGTGTAGTAGTGGAGCAACCTTTAGTAAGTGCCTATATTACGCTGAGAACAATGCTTTTGCGGCTAAGTTTAGTTCTGTTTCTTATTATTCTTACCATAACAGGATTGGGTCTGATTTTTATATTCCATTTTATTAGACCAGTAGAGGAACTAGCCAAAGGTGTGGCTTGTGTTAAAAAAGGAGACTTAGAGTATCGGATTCCTAAACAATCCAATGATGAATTAGGAGTAGTCATCGAAGCCTTTAATGATATGATTAAAGAAATAAAGAAAAAGCGTGACAATGAAAAAATAGCAATTCAGGCTGAAAAAAGGGCTGCCATAGGACTTTTAGCGGCAGGGGTGGCTCATGAAATTAATAACCCTATGAACAATTTAGGTTTTTATGCCGATGACTTATTAGAACGTTTAGAAATAGAAAATATAAATGAACTTGAAGCAGAAGGTGTATTTAAGGAGTATTTACTAAGCATAAGAGAACAAATACACCGATGTACGAATATAACCCAAAGTTTGGTGAACTATTCTAGAGAAGTAGAATCACAGGATAAACAAGTGTATATTCCCAATGTAGTAAATGAGGTATTAAAGCTGGTTAAATATCCTATCAATAAACAAAATATAGAAGTGGATTTAAAATGGGAGGAGCCTTTACCCTATGTCCTTGCAGATGAGTCCCAGTTACAGCAGGTTATATTAAATTTGGTTACGAACGCTTTGGATGCAATGCCGGATGGGGGTAAATTAACGATTAAGATTCGATGTGAAGGCAATTTAATTAAGATAGAGATAATTGACACTGGTGAAGGCATTTTAAAAGAAAATTTAAAGTATGTTTTTGATCCTTTCTATACCACGAAACCTGTTGGTAAAGGCACAGGTTTAGGACTTGCGATTAGCCAGGTTATCGTAGAAAGAATGAGAGGCATTCTTAGTTTGGAAAATAACAAGGACGTTGGTATAAAGGCCAGTGTTGGGTTACCTATAGCAGCTGAGGTGATAAAAAATGAGACGATGTAG
- a CDS encoding sigma-54-dependent transcriptional regulator — protein sequence MRRCRVLLVDDEEKFIELLKQRLTRKGYSVEISNCSLKALNMIEETEFDVALFDIMMNGMDGLALLEKAKKIQPNLEIIMLTGYATVDTAIEAMKKGAYDYLTKPIKPIELELILQKALDRKKLQDYSNNLIETIQRTNKKREIIGNSDAIISLKYMIDRVSDSSLPVLILGESGTGKELVANALHYHSLRAHHPFVPINASAIPSQLLESELFGHVKGAFTGAQVNKKGLVELADEGTLFLDEIGDMEASLQVKLLRFLDTGEFRPVGGTVTKKTNVRVVAATNINLEQAIEEGRFREDLYYRLSVVTLNVPPLRERGRDALVLAEYFLRQSNSKKKLSKEAEMFLLNYTFPGNVRELANLIERGILLSKDNDLYPNDFFARETYSKNNMKSLALQDIEKEHICQVLEKTGWNKTEAAKILKIGLRTLYRKIEEYKLQQ from the coding sequence ATGAGACGATGTAGAGTTTTACTAGTAGATGATGAAGAAAAATTTATTGAACTATTAAAGCAAAGACTTACTAGAAAAGGGTACTCTGTAGAGATTTCCAATTGTAGCTTAAAAGCACTGAACATGATTGAAGAGACTGAATTTGATGTAGCCCTGTTTGATATCATGATGAATGGTATGGATGGACTAGCACTATTAGAAAAGGCTAAAAAAATTCAGCCCAATTTGGAGATCATTATGCTTACTGGTTATGCAACTGTAGATACTGCCATTGAAGCGATGAAGAAGGGTGCTTATGATTATTTAACGAAGCCAATTAAGCCCATAGAACTGGAGTTAATTTTACAAAAGGCATTGGATCGAAAAAAATTACAAGATTACAGTAATAATTTAATTGAAACGATTCAAAGAACAAATAAGAAACGTGAAATAATAGGAAATAGTGATGCCATAATCAGTTTAAAGTACATGATTGATAGAGTATCCGACAGTTCATTGCCAGTTCTTATTTTAGGTGAAAGTGGTACAGGGAAAGAGCTTGTTGCCAATGCCTTACATTACCATAGCTTACGTGCGCATCATCCTTTTGTTCCCATCAATGCCAGTGCGATCCCTAGTCAATTATTGGAAAGCGAATTGTTTGGGCATGTAAAGGGCGCTTTTACGGGTGCTCAGGTTAACAAAAAAGGATTAGTTGAATTGGCAGATGAGGGAACCTTGTTTTTAGATGAGATTGGAGATATGGAAGCCTCTTTACAGGTGAAGCTATTGCGCTTTTTAGATACAGGAGAGTTTAGACCAGTAGGTGGAACCGTAACAAAAAAGACAAATGTAAGAGTTGTAGCTGCAACAAATATTAACTTGGAACAAGCGATAGAGGAAGGAAGATTTCGAGAAGATTTATACTATAGATTAAGTGTTGTAACATTAAACGTTCCTCCCCTTAGAGAGCGCGGAAGGGATGCGTTGGTATTAGCCGAATACTTCCTAAGACAAAGTAATAGTAAGAAAAAATTAAGTAAGGAAGCAGAAATGTTTTTATTAAATTATACTTTTCCTGGTAATGTAAGGGAACTTGCAAATTTAATAGAGCGAGGAATTTTACTGTCAAAGGATAATGATTTATATCCAAATGATTTTTTTGCTCGAGAAACTTATAGCAAAAATAATATGAAGAGTCTAGCTTTACAAGATATAGAGAAGGAACATATATGCCAAGTTCTTGAAAAAACCGGGTGGAATAAAACGGAAGCAGCAAAAATATTGAAAATTGGGTTAAGAACCCTCTATAGGAAAATTGAGGAGTATAAATTACAACAATAA
- a CDS encoding molybdopterin-binding domain-containing protein, which yields MIKLKRRTFLKLSALTVGASALGLGITGCNKETDVSIDGFPEMPQTLGQGVEATVDPKSGEVKVNSDILVKSSVCMGCYSSCGVRAKIDKQTGRIMKLTGNPYHPKCAEPALPYDTTIKESYQAFSLYGDQGHTHRATVCARGNAAFEQVYDPMRITTPMKRAGERGSGKWKPISWEQLIEETVEGGKIFADLGDNTVVEGFRKVYSQDELINPDAPEMGPKSNGLVWISGGSYGRINFAQRFVLNSFGSTNFYGHTGT from the coding sequence GTGATAAAGTTGAAACGAAGGACGTTTTTAAAGCTTTCAGCACTTACTGTAGGTGCATCTGCTTTAGGTCTAGGAATAACTGGATGTAATAAAGAAACAGACGTTTCTATTGATGGCTTTCCAGAGATGCCTCAAACCTTAGGACAAGGAGTAGAGGCAACCGTTGATCCAAAAAGCGGGGAAGTTAAAGTAAACTCTGATATTTTAGTTAAAAGCAGTGTATGTATGGGATGCTATAGCTCCTGTGGCGTTAGAGCTAAGATTGACAAGCAAACAGGAAGAATTATGAAGCTTACAGGGAATCCATATCATCCTAAATGTGCAGAGCCTGCACTTCCTTATGATACAACAATAAAGGAATCCTATCAGGCTTTCAGCTTATATGGTGATCAAGGGCATACGCATAGAGCTACTGTGTGTGCTAGAGGAAATGCTGCTTTTGAGCAAGTATATGACCCAATGAGGATTACAACACCAATGAAAAGAGCTGGTGAAAGAGGAAGTGGAAAATGGAAACCAATTTCTTGGGAACAGCTTATTGAAGAGACCGTAGAAGGTGGAAAAATCTTCGCTGACCTAGGTGACAATACTGTAGTTGAAGGATTTAGAAAAGTATATAGCCAAGATGAATTAATCAATCCAGATGCACCGGAAATGGGACCAAAGAGTAATGGTTTAGTTTGGATTAGTGGTGGTTCATATGGACGTATAAATTTTGCACAAAGATTCGTCTTAAATAGCTTTGGATCTACTAATTTTTACGGTCATACTGGAACGTGA